In the Streptomyces sp. WMMC940 genome, ACCGCCCGGGTCGTCGGGCCGGCCCTGGCCGGAGTGATGATCGCCGCCCTGGGGACGGGCTGGGTGATGCTGCTCAACGCGGCGAGCTATCTGGCGACGGTGGTGGCGCTGCGCATGATGCGCCCGCAGGAACTGCACCGCGGCGCCCCGGAGACCCGGGCGAGGATCGTCGACGGGCTGCGTCATGTGCTGGTCCGGCCGGACCTGGTGCTGCCGCTGGCGCTGCTCGCGGTCGTCGGACTGTGCGGGCTGAACTTCCAGTTGACCCTCCCGCTGCTGGCGAAGACCGTCTTCGGCGCGGACGCGGATGCCTTCGGGCTGCTGACCACGGCGTTCGCCGCCGGCTCGCTCGCGGCGGCGCTCGCCACCACCGCGCGCCGAGACCGTCCGTCGGGCCGGACGGTGGTCGTGTCGGCGCTTCTGTTCGGCGCGCTGGAGACGGTGGCCGGATGGTCGCCGGGTTTCGTGGCCGCCATGGTGCTGCTCGCGCTCACCGGTTTCGCCTCGATCTACTTCGTGCAGGCGGCGAACCACCGCATCCAGCTGGGCAGCGATCCGCGCTACCGCGGCCGGGTCATGGCGCTCTACACCCTGATCGTCCAGGGGTCCACCCCACTGGGCGCACTGGGTACCGGCTGGCTGGCCGAGCGCTTCGGCGCGCGCTCGGGGCTGGTCGTGGGCGGCCTCGTGTCACTGGCCGCCGCGATCGCGGCACTGCTGGTGGAGCGCGCGACGGCGCGGGAGGCAGCGGCGGGGGCGCAAGCGGACCGGACCGGAGCGGCGGGTGCGGCACCTCCGTCGCCGGAATCACCGGAGGCGGCCGAGCCTCCTGGCCCGAGGGAGCGGGACAGGACGGTCTGACCCTCCGGCGTGCTGGGCAGGTGCCCGGCCGCCGGGCACCGTCCGCCGAGCGCGGCGGGCGGGGTCCCGCCCGGGGCCTCCGTCCCGGGCGGACGGATCCACATCCCCCTCCGTGCGGGAGTGGCCGTGCGGCGCCGCCCGTACGCATACCCTGCCTTCAGCGCACCGCCTCAGCAGCCGACCGGGGGACCCCACGTGAGCGACCAGCCGAACCGGCGCGAGCCCGTGCCGTCCACCTCCGCCTGCCGCCCCCGGCAACCCGCGGGCCTCGGGCAGCGCGGCTCGGGCGGAAAGCCGTTCCTGTACGTCGTCGTCTGCGCCGCGGGAATCGCGGGGGGCGTCGGCAAGCTCATCACGGCGGCACAGGAGCGGAACTGGGACGTCGGGGTAGTCGCCACTCCCCAGGGCCTGGACTTCATCGACCGGAACGCCGTCGAGACCCGGACCGGCCACCCGATCCGCTCGGCCTGGCGGCGGCCCGGCGACCCCCGCCCGCTGCCTCCCCCGGACGCGATAGCGGTTGCCCCGGCCACCTTCAACACCATCAACAAGTGGGCGGCCGGGATCTCCGACACCCTGGCGCTGGGCATCCTGTGCGAGGCGTACGGCTCGGGCGTCCCGATCGCCGTGCTGCCGTGCCTGAACGCGGCCCAGGCGGCTCATCCCGCCTACCGGCAGAGCCTGGAGCGGCTGCGGGGGATGGGCGTGCTGATCGGTTCCCACGAGCCGTCCGCGCGGCCCGAGACGGGCGGTGCCGACGTGTTCCGCTGGGAGGAGGCGCTCGAACTGCTCACGCCGAAGCCTGCTCCCTGAACGCGGACCATGCGCTCGCGCCGCGAAGTGGCCGCCTTGGAAGGGCAACGCGCCCCCGGCGGCATCCCGGGGTGGAGCGCGCCCGGTGGCCCGGCGCTTACGCGTCCACTACCACCCGCCCGCTAGGGTGCCTCTGACCAGCAAGAAGGCCCTCCCAGTGGGAGGGCCTGCGGGCCGTGCACGCTGTGCGCCCCCGGCAGGACTCGAACCTGCGGCCAAGCGCTTAGAAGGCGCCTGCTCTATCCACTGAGCTACGGGGGCCCGATGTGGCCTCGGTG is a window encoding:
- a CDS encoding MFS transporter codes for the protein MTGPFRSLAVRNFRLFTVGQVVSVAGTWMMIVAQDWLVLALTDDSAGALGMVTALQFAPLLLLTLFGGRLADRHDKRLLLTVANALSAVLALLLAALVLGGEVRLWHIGLFALALGVVNAVEVPARVSFVSEMVGAELLPNASALSAAYFSTARVVGPALAGVMIAALGTGWVMLLNAASYLATVVALRMMRPQELHRGAPETRARIVDGLRHVLVRPDLVLPLALLAVVGLCGLNFQLTLPLLAKTVFGADADAFGLLTTAFAAGSLAAALATTARRDRPSGRTVVVSALLFGALETVAGWSPGFVAAMVLLALTGFASIYFVQAANHRIQLGSDPRYRGRVMALYTLIVQGSTPLGALGTGWLAERFGARSGLVVGGLVSLAAAIAALLVERATAREAAAGAQADRTGAAGAAPPSPESPEAAEPPGPRERDRTV
- a CDS encoding flavoprotein: MYVVVCAAGIAGGVGKLITAAQERNWDVGVVATPQGLDFIDRNAVETRTGHPIRSAWRRPGDPRPLPPPDAIAVAPATFNTINKWAAGISDTLALGILCEAYGSGVPIAVLPCLNAAQAAHPAYRQSLERLRGMGVLIGSHEPSARPETGGADVFRWEEALELLTPKPAP